From Gammaproteobacteria bacterium, the proteins below share one genomic window:
- a CDS encoding iron-containing alcohol dehydrogenase, producing MSLTSFSISRVPRIEYGRGSFAKIPLIMKLYGTKVLLVTGSRSLQQQSQWQWLMDALRVDGFEWQQVVISGEPSPQCIDEVVAEYHPQQIEVVLGIGGGSVLDAAKAIAGLLKPGNSVMDHLEGVGPEKIYRGPSTPFIAVPTTAGTGSEATKNAVLSMQGAEGFKKSFRDDQLVAEYAILDPLLLNGCSAELIAGNGMDALTQLLESYLSTKANPFTDALALSGLRRVRDSLLDWYQKGDQATEAQDNMLYAAWLSGVTLAQVGLGSVHGLASPLGAFFPIPHGIACGTLVAEASKVNIVAMQSRDPQNPGLKRYAEVGRLFSRKHHQSDEEAQQMLTAQLSEWTAHLQLPGLSHYGVTPSMLTKVVENCRGSSMKTNPIVLFDEEVMSLLSARL from the coding sequence ATGTCGCTCACCTCGTTTTCTATTTCCAGAGTTCCCCGCATTGAATATGGGCGGGGCAGTTTTGCTAAAATTCCGCTGATTATGAAACTGTACGGTACCAAAGTGCTACTGGTCACTGGTAGCCGCTCTCTGCAGCAGCAGTCGCAATGGCAGTGGCTAATGGATGCTTTGCGGGTGGATGGTTTTGAGTGGCAGCAGGTTGTGATCAGTGGTGAGCCATCACCACAGTGCATTGATGAAGTGGTAGCCGAATACCACCCTCAACAGATTGAAGTGGTGTTAGGTATTGGTGGTGGCAGTGTGCTGGATGCCGCAAAGGCGATTGCCGGGCTGCTGAAGCCCGGTAACTCAGTGATGGATCATCTGGAAGGTGTTGGGCCGGAGAAAATTTATCGTGGCCCATCCACCCCCTTTATTGCGGTGCCAACAACAGCGGGCACCGGTAGTGAAGCGACTAAAAACGCAGTGCTGAGTATGCAAGGGGCAGAGGGGTTCAAGAAATCATTTCGGGATGACCAGCTGGTGGCAGAGTATGCGATTCTGGATCCGCTGTTGCTAAACGGTTGTAGCGCTGAGCTTATTGCCGGTAATGGCATGGATGCGCTGACCCAACTGCTGGAATCCTACCTCTCAACCAAGGCAAATCCTTTCACAGATGCACTGGCTCTGAGCGGCTTGAGGAGGGTGCGAGATAGTCTGCTGGATTGGTATCAAAAGGGTGACCAGGCCACAGAGGCGCAAGATAACATGCTCTATGCCGCCTGGTTATCCGGGGTGACCCTGGCGCAAGTAGGCCTAGGCTCAGTGCATGGCCTCGCCTCACCATTGGGTGCCTTCTTCCCCATCCCCCATGGTATCGCTTGCGGCACCCTGGTTGCCGAGGCAAGCAAGGTGAATATTGTTGCGATGCAATCGAGGGACCCGCAAAACCCAGGGTTGAAACGCTACGCCGAGGTCGGTCGCCTATTCAGTCGTAAACATCACCAAAGTGATGAAGAGGCTCAGCAGATGTTGACCGCGCAGCTTAGCGAGTGGACGGCACATCTGCAATTGCCGGGTCTGTCTCACTACGGGGTAACCCCATCGATGCTTACGAAGGTGGTAGAAAACTGCCGGGGTAGCAGCATGAAAACAAACCCGATTGTTCTGTTTGATGAGGAGGTTATGAGCCTATTGTCCGCCCGTTTATAG
- a CDS encoding ATP/GTP-binding protein has product MSNHKIIFTGPVGAGKTTAISSISDSPVVKTDEHASDMARDHKPETTVAMDYGVMLLGDNERIHLYGTPGQERFSFMWEILSQGGLGLVLLLDNSRADPFKDMAFFLDAFKNFIAENKVAIGITKMDVSPEPSLEDYHKKIQEHGINPPLFEVDAREGEDISKLVEALLFTLDPWLGE; this is encoded by the coding sequence ATGAGCAATCATAAAATTATTTTCACCGGGCCGGTGGGTGCGGGCAAGACAACGGCGATTAGCTCCATTAGTGACTCACCGGTGGTTAAGACCGATGAACATGCCAGTGATATGGCCCGAGATCACAAGCCGGAAACCACAGTTGCCATGGATTACGGTGTCATGCTGTTGGGTGATAATGAACGAATTCACCTCTATGGCACGCCCGGTCAGGAGCGTTTCAGCTTTATGTGGGAAATTCTTAGCCAGGGTGGGCTGGGGTTGGTTTTGCTGCTGGATAATAGCCGCGCCGATCCCTTTAAAGATATGGCTTTTTTTCTCGATGCCTTTAAAAACTTTATTGCGGAAAATAAGGTAGCCATCGGTATTACAAAAATGGATGTCAGTCCCGAACCCTCACTGGAAGATTACCACAAGAAAATTCAAGAGCACGGTATTAACCCACCACTCTTTGAGGTAGATGCCCGAGAGGGTGAAGATATTTCCAAGCTGGTAGAGGCGCTGCTGTTTACACTTGATCCATGGTTGGGCGAATAG
- a CDS encoding PAS domain-containing protein has translation MNDMNTADIIGEYREMVLTFHDDSQRKIFYTEIESPVPDGRLIVSRTDLKGAITHANESFVEMSGYTREELMGAPHYILRHPAMPAAAFQGLWSTLAEKKKWHGYVKNLRKDGGFYWVYATVIPNIREGKVLGYTSVRRRPSKTKVKEAQALYETLT, from the coding sequence ATGAACGATATGAATACAGCCGATATTATCGGAGAATACCGTGAAATGGTGCTGACATTTCATGATGATTCACAACGAAAAATTTTCTACACAGAGATCGAATCCCCAGTGCCTGATGGGCGTTTGATTGTTTCCCGCACCGACCTAAAGGGGGCAATCACCCATGCCAACGAATCATTTGTTGAGATGTCGGGTTACACACGAGAAGAGCTGATGGGTGCACCACACTATATTTTGCGCCACCCGGCAATGCCCGCCGCCGCCTTTCAGGGGCTATGGAGTACCCTGGCAGAAAAGAAGAAGTGGCACGGCTATGTCAAAAACCTGCGTAAAGATGGCGGGTTCTATTGGGTCTATGCCACCGTTATTCCCAACATAAGAGAGGGTAAGGTTTTAGGTTACACCTCGGTACGCCGTCGCCCCTCCAAAACCAAAGTAAAGGAAGCACAAGCACTCTATGAGACGTTAACGTAA
- a CDS encoding phosphate/phosphite/phosphonate ABC transporter substrate-binding protein: MKYTFTVSPDFNPEFISGWFFFNTWLQKSLNEQIHLELYNDFESQRKAIANDEIDLIYANPFDASKLVREKSFVPIACPDNAADEAIIAVSAESSVSNVDELQPGLRISKTDDPDVNMVCSLMLEPANLDAKNTTAATRATYVLVAKDLITQDADVGFFLADTYTNLSKMTRSKLKSLVRSDIHDIHHLLLAGPQISHKRDEILENLLAMPAHEKGRGVLQGLGIESWKVVEQEDTEFMIDLMETLKN; the protein is encoded by the coding sequence ATGAAATATACATTCACGGTTAGCCCAGACTTCAACCCGGAGTTCATCTCCGGCTGGTTTTTTTTCAACACCTGGCTACAAAAAAGCCTTAATGAACAGATCCATCTTGAACTCTATAATGACTTTGAGTCACAGCGTAAAGCCATTGCAAATGACGAAATAGATTTGATCTATGCCAACCCGTTTGATGCATCAAAACTGGTGCGAGAAAAAAGTTTTGTACCGATTGCCTGCCCAGATAATGCGGCTGATGAGGCGATTATTGCGGTGAGTGCCGAAAGCAGTGTCTCGAATGTAGACGAGTTGCAGCCAGGGCTGCGTATCTCAAAAACTGACGATCCGGATGTCAATATGGTCTGCTCACTGATGCTTGAGCCTGCAAATTTGGATGCAAAAAATACCACCGCAGCGACCCGGGCAACCTACGTCCTTGTAGCAAAAGACCTCATTACTCAGGATGCTGACGTAGGTTTTTTCCTCGCAGACACCTATACAAACTTATCGAAAATGACCCGCAGTAAATTAAAATCACTGGTGCGCAGCGATATTCATGACATTCATCACCTGCTGTTAGCCGGGCCGCAGATAAGCCATAAACGTGATGAGATACTGGAAAATTTACTGGCCATGCCCGCGCACGAAAAAGGGCGGGGTGTATTACAAGGGCTAGGTATTGAAAGCTGGAAGGTGGTCGAGCAGGAAGATACAGAGTTTATGATCGACTTGATGGAGACGCTAAAAAATTAA
- a CDS encoding roadblock/LC7 domain-containing protein, with product MRSDLLTSILSDLNGSSADIEASAIISTDGLMIAAMLPAGMDEDRVGAMGAAMLSLGDRTSQELQRGELEQVLIKGNNGYVLMAHAGRDAVISVMAKPTARLGLIFLDVKRAAEDVTKIL from the coding sequence ATGCGTTCAGATTTATTAACCTCCATCTTAAGTGACCTGAATGGAAGCTCCGCTGATATTGAAGCATCGGCCATCATCTCTACCGACGGACTCATGATAGCGGCGATGCTTCCCGCCGGCATGGATGAAGATAGAGTCGGTGCCATGGGTGCAGCGATGTTGTCACTGGGCGACCGCACCTCACAAGAGCTACAGCGGGGCGAGCTGGAGCAGGTGCTGATTAAGGGCAATAACGGCTATGTATTGATGGCCCATGCTGGCCGAGATGCGGTGATCTCCGTTATGGCAAAACCGACGGCACGGCTGGGGCTGATCTTTCTTGATGTGAAAAGAGCAGCAGAAGATGTGACCAAAATATTGTAG